A region of the Stigmatopora nigra isolate UIUO_SnigA chromosome 10, RoL_Snig_1.1, whole genome shotgun sequence genome:
CTCCAGGACGCACGCCTACGGCTGGGAGAGCGAAACCGCCATGGAGACGGCCAGGAAGGTACGAGAATGCCTCCTCGCGACCCCGTCTCCTGTCCCGAAATAAACGTTTCCTCCCGCCGTCTCCGAGCAGCAGGTGGCCGATCTGATTGGCGCCGATCCCCGGGAGATTATCTTCACCAGCGGCGCCACGGAATCCAACAACATGGCCGTCAAGGTGCGTCGCCCGGCTCCTCCCGGTGGAAATTGCCACCAAAGTATAACCTATAACTGTTTTGGGTTGCGCTCGGCAACAGGGCGTGGGGCGCTTCTACCAAGGAAAGAAGCGTCACGTGATCACCACCCAGACGGAGCACAAGTGCGTTCTGGACTCGTGTCGGGTTCTGGAGTCGGAGGGATTCCGCATCACTTACTTGCCCGTACAGACCAACGGGCTGATCGACCTGGAGGTGTGTCATTAAACTCGAATAATGACCTCAACGATCTagagaaatgaactaaaacatcTGTATTATTGAGTTCATGTATATTTTGTTTGTCCTTTATTTCAGTTGCTGGATGCGTCCATGACCCCCGACACGTCTCTGGTGTCCATCATGACCGTCAACAATGAAATTGGAGTCGTGCAGCCCATTCATGAAATCGGTACGTTTCGCGCTCCCCGGCCAATGGCATGCTGGGAAAATGCCGACGTCGTCATCCCAGGGCTAATTGTTTGTAGACTTTTTCACGAGCATTCTTTTTCTTTGGGCTTTTGGCAGGTCGTCTTTGCCGTTCCAAGGGCGTCTTTTTCCACACGGACGGCGCGCAGGCCGTCGGGAAAATTCCCATCGACGTTAGCGACGCCAACATCAACCTCATGTCAATCAGCGGCCACAAGATATACGGCCCTAAAGGTGAAAAAACAATTCCTCCCCTACTTCTAAATTGGTATCGATTAACATGTGAGCATTGTTGCTTTTTGTTATCGTTGGTTTTCGTCTTTTgttgcacaaatgaataataataatcataatgtgTATGCTTTGAATTCTTGCCAGGCGTGGGCGCGCTTTACGTGCAACGGCGACCGCGAGTGCGACTGGAACCGCTGCAGAACGGCGGCGGGCAGGAAAGGGGCCTGCGCTCGGGGACGGTGCCCACCCCGCTAGCCGTGGGCTTGGGGGCCGCCTGCAGCATTGCCCAGCAGGAGATGGCTGTAAGTCTTCCATATTTAATATTCCTATTTTGGAACCACTTGTCACTAGCGCACGGTCGACAGGGAGAGCCCAATTCAAAACAAATGGGGCGACTACTATGGAATCCCGTTAAATTGGGCGCCCTCTGCGGGTCAAAACGTGTATTGCATGAGCAGATGTAGAAGGCGATCACGACACGACGGCCGTGTTACAAGAATGTCGATAGAAATTGTTTGCCGGGGTATATTTTCTGACACTACTTTGAATGTTGTATTTTAGTACGACCACGAAAGAGTGACCATGCTGGCAAATCGTCTGGTCGAGAAGATCACGTCTCACATTCCCGACGTGATCATGAACGGAGACCCGCAGCAACGCTACCCAGGTAGGTCATTCATTATTAagctgtgagaaaaaaaaatggaaattttcaCTGCTACCCAAAATGAACGATGGAATAAAATCACGTCATGTTAGGCTGCATCAACTTGTCGTTCGCTTACGTGGAGGGAGAAAGTCTcctgatggcgctcaaggacaTCGCGCTGTCTTCTGGCAGGTGAGGTTTGGAAACAAAACCTTCTATGACGGACACATATTTTGTTAGCCTCGCGGTCGCTGTTTATGTCCacttgtatatttgtatgtcgGCGTAGCGCGTGTACGTCAGCCTCACTGGAGCCGTCGTACGTTCTCCGGGCCATCGGCGCCGATGAGGATCTCGCCCATTCCTCCATCAGGTTCTTCATCATCCTCATTATTATGATTATCCTTTTTACATTCTTTGTGACAAATGTGCTCATATGTTGAATAGGTTTGGAATCGGTCGCTTCACCACGGAGGAAGAGGTGGACTTTACGGCGGAGAAATGCATCCGTCACGTCCACAGGCTTCGCGAGATGAGGTGCGACATCATCCGTGTCTCCAGAGTATTTATTATGGTAGAACTTTCAGGCCAATAacgtttcaaaaaaatatatttatctatttttttagtcCTCTTTGGGAGATGGTTCAAGAAGGTATTGACCTGAAGAGCATCAAATGGACCCAGCATTAGACTCCTCCCACCATCCGCTTGCCTTCCTGGTTGACGACCACTCCGGGAGACTTCTCAAGAAGGAAACTATTTCTGTCTATATTGCAGTACTCGAAACACGCACAAAGGAACCTTTTGTATTAAGATGAGCTGAGGGAGCTGCCTTTTTTTTGACTAACAATGCTATCGATATTTATGTTAGGCACTATCCATTCCTCTTTTGTTGAGCTTAGAATTTCACAAGCTTGAATTTTTTAGGCGTCACACTTCCACATTTTAACcgtgaaaaaaaagcaaataggaAATTGGTGTGTTAGCCGCCCACATACATTTGCAATATTATTCAATAAAGGTTATTTCTAACTCCCAACATTGTAACTCATTCATAACATAATTTGAGTttatttggtgttttgttttccataAATTGTTCTTGTAACATTACTGTCTGTTTCCCATTGAGAAACAATTATAATTAGCTATTAATATGTATTCGTACAATCTCAAACACGTTTGAAGTAATAGAGGGCATCGTAAATATTTTGAATGAAGACAAAATGTTTGTTAAAGGCAAACAGGTGGACGATAATTTGTTCCGTGTTGCTGTCGGAGGACTTTGGTCGACGCACCAGGCGGAAGCGGCGTCCGAGCCAGTTGCCACGTCGGAATTGCTATCAAATTGCCTCACAATTTCTCTTTTATTATAGGTGTCAATTTTGTTTTTCGTCATTAGTCATGGTGAGTCATTTGGCACTTATTATTAATCCCACGTTAGTTAAATCAcccgttttgtgtgtgtttatatttgtCATTCGAGCTAGTGAGTTAGCATAGTGgctaagtgattttttttcttatcaaaCAGTACCGCGCACTAAAACGTTATTCTGCGGTATAACATTttgcatattgtttttttcttcaggtttCTGTCATTAACACCGTGGACACCTCGCACGAGGACATGATTGTAAGTCATGTTTGTGATTGAAAGTTGACTTCGTAAATATTGTTCTTATCGTTTAAGTGGATGGCAATCATTTATTACTGCaaggctatttttttctccGAAATATGACGACAAATATTGTAACTTTTGTATTGACACCCCACTTGTCTGTCAAATGTTCAACCTCCTGTCTCAAAAGCAATTATTTAGTCCTTTTAAATATCCAACATTTGATTGAAATGCCTTATTTTCTGATAACCTTCTCtaacaaataagaaaataaagtaaGTGTGATTTTGAAATTTTCAGCACGACGCCCAGATGGACTACTACGGCACCCGTCTGGCCACCTGCTCTTCCGACCGAACCCTGAAGATCTTTGACGTCCGCAACGGCGGCCAAATCCTGGTGGCCGACCTGCGAGGGTCAgctgcaacttttttttatccatatgTCAAACCcgtaaagattaaaaaaaatctattatagtTGTCCTAAGAAAGAGGCAATTTTTCAACCTGGTAACGTGGATTGCAATGCAGGCACGAGGGTCCCGTGTGGCAGGTGGCGTGGGCTCACCCCATGTTCGGCAACATCCTGGCATCCTGCTCCTACGACCGCAAAGTCATCGTGTGGAAGGAGGAGAACGGTGCCTGGGACAAGATGCACGAGTACACGGGCCACGAGTCCTCGGGtgcgtgggctcaattcccagaTGGATatcaaaaatgcatgttttcagcaaatctattttttttctgcagtcaACTCGGTGTGTTGGGGCCCTCACGAGTTCGGCCTGATTCTGGCGTGCGGCAGCTCGGACGGCGCCATCTCGCTTCTCACCTTCACGGGAGAGCAGCAGTGGGACGTCAAGAAAATCAACAACGCGCACACGGTGAGCCCCGTCGATCGTTGCCGTCCGACCGGTAGCCAAGAGACCTTTTAAGTGAGGTTTGGCTCCGTTTTTCTCCCTTTAGATCGGCTGCAACGCGGTGAGCTGGGCCCCCACGGTGGTGCCGGGCAGCCTGATCGAGCAGCCGTCGGGCCAAAAGCCAAACTACGTCAAACGCTTTGTGTCCGGGGGCTGCGACAACCTGGTCAAACTCTGGAAGTGAGTCCTCGCTGGCTGGCTGGTTGGCAGTGTATGAAACGTGACAAAATAGAAATAAGTTGCTTTTGATTTTGCCGGGGTTAGGGAAGAGGAC
Encoded here:
- the nfs1 gene encoding cysteine desulfurase, with the translated sequence MLSSSRTASSRLCWPLKRLCPRLNSEQRAAASTQRKELIKKRELEHDELRPLYMDFQATTPMDPRVLDAMLPYQVNYYGNPHSRTHAYGWESETAMETARKQVADLIGADPREIIFTSGATESNNMAVKGVGRFYQGKKRHVITTQTEHKCVLDSCRVLESEGFRITYLPVQTNGLIDLELLDASMTPDTSLVSIMTVNNEIGVVQPIHEIGRLCRSKGVFFHTDGAQAVGKIPIDVSDANINLMSISGHKIYGPKGVGALYVQRRPRVRLEPLQNGGGQERGLRSGTVPTPLAVGLGAACSIAQQEMAYDHERVTMLANRLVEKITSHIPDVIMNGDPQQRYPGCINLSFAYVEGESLLMALKDIALSSGSACTSASLEPSYVLRAIGADEDLAHSSIRFGIGRFTTEEEVDFTAEKCIRHVHRLREMSPLWEMVQEGIDLKSIKWTQH
- the sec13 gene encoding protein SEC13 homolog, whose protein sequence is MVSVINTVDTSHEDMIHDAQMDYYGTRLATCSSDRTLKIFDVRNGGQILVADLRGHEGPVWQVAWAHPMFGNILASCSYDRKVIVWKEENGAWDKMHEYTGHESSVNSVCWGPHEFGLILACGSSDGAISLLTFTGEQQWDVKKINNAHTIGCNAVSWAPTVVPGSLIEQPSGQKPNYVKRFVSGGCDNLVKLWKEEDGQWKEDQKLEAHSDWVRDVGWAPSIGLPASTIASCSQDGRVYIWTCDDPAGNAWTAKLLHKFNDVVWHVSWSITGNILAVSGGDNKVTLWKESMDGQWACISDVSKGQGAVSAVTDSQQAEQ